In Gemmatimonadota bacterium, one DNA window encodes the following:
- a CDS encoding GspH/FimT family protein, with protein sequence MTRLEREVSTDTIRLLRAVGGFSLVEMTVVLLILGLSAMMTLPRLDTARYRLDAAVREVHSVLLRAQRQAVLFQHDVVVRFDVENGVLIVHADRNNDGEIQGDEPNVAVSLPDEARFGRRDVVPLAFGPEPVSFADAEVTFRRDGSASAEGGLYLSSVRQLAAGSHPSETRALQVVRATGSARCVSFRGSAWTEEC encoded by the coding sequence ATGACTCGACTCGAAAGAGAAGTGAGCACCGACACCATCCGTCTGCTTCGGGCGGTCGGGGGATTCTCCCTCGTGGAGATGACGGTGGTCCTTCTCATCCTGGGGCTCTCGGCCATGATGACCCTTCCCCGGCTGGACACCGCACGATACCGCCTCGACGCGGCGGTTCGGGAGGTCCACTCGGTTCTCCTTCGGGCCCAGAGGCAGGCGGTCCTCTTCCAGCACGACGTCGTCGTGCGATTCGACGTGGAGAACGGGGTGCTCATCGTACACGCAGACCGGAACAACGACGGGGAGATTCAGGGGGATGAGCCCAACGTCGCCGTATCCCTCCCGGATGAAGCGCGTTTCGGCCGCCGCGACGTGGTGCCACTCGCCTTCGGCCCGGAGCCCGTGAGCTTCGCGGACGCCGAGGTGACTTTCCGAAGGGACGGGAGCGCAAGCGCCGAGGGAGGCCTCTATCTGTCGAGCGTGCGGCAGCTGGCCGCGGGCTCGCATCCTTCCGAGACGCGCGCGCTTCAGGTCGTGCGCGCGACCGGCTCGGCGCGGTGCGTGAGCTTTCGCGGGTCTGCATGGACGGAGGAGTGCTGA
- a CDS encoding type II secretion system protein, translated as MRRKGGRERSGGFTLVELVVSLVIMGTMLLGVGAVIPRMLHETTRSGVDFLSLSAVEDRIAMIQMDPRYTRLDSIYAGVDATLPNLPGFERRTEIDRTVEEQLDGRTLDFTEVSVIVVGDAPARVVGRTVIVGAP; from the coding sequence ATGAGGAGAAAGGGGGGACGGGAGCGATCGGGGGGCTTCACCCTTGTCGAGCTGGTCGTTTCCCTCGTGATCATGGGGACGATGCTGCTCGGGGTAGGGGCCGTCATCCCGAGGATGCTCCACGAGACGACCCGGTCCGGTGTGGATTTCCTCAGTCTCAGCGCCGTGGAAGATCGGATCGCCATGATTCAGATGGATCCCCGATACACCCGGCTGGACTCGATCTACGCCGGGGTGGATGCCACCCTCCCGAACCTTCCGGGCTTCGAGAGGCGGACCGAAATTGATCGGACGGTCGAAGAGCAACTCGACGGGCGCACACTCGATTTCACCGAGGTCTCGGTCATCGTCGTGGGCGACGCGCCCGCTCGAGTCGTGGGGCGGACCGTGATTGTGGGAGCACCGTGA